The following proteins are co-located in the Gloeocapsa sp. PCC 7428 genome:
- the crtI gene encoding phytoene desaturase family protein: MSRQQAIVIGAGIGGLAMGIRLQSLGFDTTIVEKLDSPGGRAYVRHADGFTFDMGPTVITVPHFIEELFSLERDRADLATPDFPDEIVDESKRIKTGVSGGSNTSRYVKIVPILPFYRIYFDDGSFFDYDGDPVHTREQIQRLGEPGDLEGYERFHQDAKAIFDRGFLELGYTHFGTVGSMLKVAPDLMRLDAVRNLFSFSSKYFKSDKLRQVFSFETLLVGGNPLSVPAIYAMIHFVEKTWGIHFAMGGTGALVNGFVRKFEELGGKMLYNAEVTQINVTRQGRKKVATGITLADGSVLNADLVVSNGDWANTYGKLIDSKYRRWNSDTRIKLTQQSMSLFVIYFGFKADGREADKLRHHTIILGPRYEELLRDIFGRKILAADFSQYLHVPTLTDPSLAPPGHHAAYTLLPVPHNGSKLDWQQLGEPLADTVLKFIDERGYLPGLTERLVHKSFITPDYFEHTLNSYVGNAFGPEPRLYQSAFFRPHNRSEDIANLYLVGAGTQPGAGTPSVMMSAKMTARLIAQDFKVANEIVNAQPEPKLTYR; the protein is encoded by the coding sequence ATGAGTCGCCAGCAGGCTATTGTGATCGGAGCCGGTATCGGTGGGTTAGCTATGGGAATTCGCCTGCAAAGCTTGGGATTCGACACTACCATTGTAGAAAAACTTGATAGTCCTGGTGGACGGGCGTACGTGCGTCATGCGGATGGATTTACTTTTGATATGGGACCTACGGTGATCACAGTTCCCCATTTTATCGAAGAACTGTTTTCCCTCGAACGCGATCGCGCAGATCTCGCAACGCCAGATTTTCCAGATGAAATTGTTGATGAAAGTAAAAGAATTAAAACTGGTGTTTCTGGTGGTTCAAACACGAGTCGTTATGTCAAAATTGTGCCGATTCTGCCGTTTTATCGCATTTATTTCGACGATGGTTCTTTCTTCGACTACGATGGCGATCCAGTGCATACCCGCGAACAGATTCAGCGCTTGGGCGAACCTGGCGATTTAGAAGGCTACGAACGGTTTCACCAAGATGCAAAAGCAATTTTTGATCGCGGCTTTTTAGAACTTGGTTACACGCACTTTGGCACAGTTGGATCGATGCTCAAAGTTGCTCCCGATCTGATGCGCTTGGATGCGGTGCGCAATCTCTTTAGCTTCAGTAGCAAGTATTTTAAAAGCGACAAGCTGCGACAAGTTTTTAGTTTTGAAACTTTGCTAGTTGGCGGAAATCCGCTATCTGTTCCCGCAATTTACGCGATGATTCACTTTGTCGAGAAAACCTGGGGTATTCATTTCGCGATGGGTGGTACGGGCGCGCTTGTGAATGGCTTTGTGCGCAAATTTGAAGAACTCGGCGGCAAAATGCTTTATAATGCCGAAGTTACCCAGATTAATGTTACGCGCCAAGGACGCAAAAAAGTTGCGACAGGTATCACTTTAGCAGATGGTAGCGTATTAAATGCTGATTTGGTAGTATCTAACGGCGATTGGGCAAATACTTACGGTAAATTAATTGACTCGAAATATCGACGGTGGAATAGTGACACCCGCATCAAACTCACTCAACAGTCGATGTCATTGTTTGTCATTTATTTTGGATTCAAAGCCGATGGGCGCGAAGCAGACAAACTGCGCCACCACACGATCATCCTTGGTCCACGCTATGAAGAACTTTTAAGAGATATCTTTGGACGTAAAATCTTAGCAGCAGATTTCTCACAATACTTACACGTTCCCACATTAACCGACCCATCGCTCGCTCCTCCTGGTCATCATGCGGCATATACTCTATTACCTGTACCGCATAATGGTTCTAAATTAGATTGGCAGCAATTGGGAGAACCGCTGGCGGATACGGTTTTGAAGTTTATCGACGAACGCGGTTATTTACCAGGATTGACTGAGCGTTTAGTACACAAAAGCTTTATTACGCCAGATTACTTCGAGCATACACTTAATTCATATGTAGGTAATGCTTTTGGTCCAGAACCTCGGTTGTACCAGTCAGCGTTTTTCCGTCCGCACAATCGCAGCGAAGATATTGCGAATCTCTATCTTGTCGGTGCGGGGACGCAACCAGGGGCAGGAACTCCTAGCGTCATGATGTCGGCTAAAATGACTGCACGCTTAATCGCACAAGATTTTAAAGTAGCAAATGAAATCGTTAATGCGCAGCCCGAACCAAAATTAACTTATCGATAG
- a CDS encoding YdcF family protein produces the protein MFLYLSKLLPLFFYPLGLACILIIFALITLWKKPRQASTALTIALVVLLLASNGWVSRSLVRSLEFQNIPQQLPNADAIVVLGGATKPAFPPRPSVDLSEESDRMFYAAQLYHQKKAPFVILSGGRIDWSGAGPSESADMAIIMQQLGVPESAIIQEPDSLNTYENAVNVKKILRSRQFNQVLLVTSAMHMPRSLAIFNKLKISAIPAPTDFLASGDMQYISNSSEAALLNLLPEAERLYQSTRALKEYVGLVVYRLRGWL, from the coding sequence ATGTTTTTGTATTTATCAAAGCTATTACCTTTATTTTTCTACCCGCTAGGATTGGCGTGTATTCTCATCATATTTGCCTTAATAACGTTGTGGAAAAAACCGCGTCAAGCATCAACGGCGTTAACTATAGCCCTTGTCGTTTTGTTATTGGCGAGTAACGGCTGGGTTTCGCGATCTTTAGTGCGATCGCTCGAATTTCAAAATATTCCCCAGCAATTACCCAATGCTGACGCTATCGTCGTTTTAGGCGGTGCTACTAAACCTGCATTTCCGCCACGCCCTTCTGTAGACTTATCTGAAGAAAGCGATCGCATGTTTTATGCGGCACAGTTGTATCATCAAAAAAAAGCGCCTTTCGTAATTCTTAGCGGTGGGCGGATCGATTGGAGTGGTGCTGGTCCATCGGAATCTGCTGATATGGCAATTATTATGCAGCAGTTGGGCGTACCAGAATCGGCAATTATTCAAGAACCAGACTCGCTCAACACCTACGAAAATGCAGTTAATGTCAAAAAAATTCTGCGATCGCGTCAGTTTAATCAAGTATTACTCGTCACTTCTGCAATGCATATGCCGCGATCGCTTGCCATCTTTAATAAACTAAAAATTTCAGCGATTCCCGCACCTACCGATTTTTTAGCAAGCGGTGATATGCAATATATCAGTAATTCTTCTGAAGCTGCACTGTTGAATTTACTACCAGAAGCCGAGCGATTGTATCAGTCTACTCGTGCTTTGAAAGAATATGTTGGTTTAGTCGTTTATCGTTTACGCGGTTGGTTGTAA
- a CDS encoding ferredoxin-thioredoxin reductase variable chain has translation MKVGDRVRVKESVIVYHHPEHRGEPFDIKGLEGEIVSFANEWQGKPISANLPIQVQFTKKFKAHLRETEIEVLS, from the coding sequence ATGAAAGTTGGCGATCGCGTCCGCGTTAAAGAATCAGTCATTGTTTACCATCATCCCGAACATCGCGGTGAACCTTTTGATATCAAAGGCTTAGAAGGCGAGATTGTGAGTTTTGCTAATGAATGGCAAGGCAAACCAATCAGCGCTAATTTGCCAATTCAAGTTCAGTTTACTAAAAAGTTCAAAGCTCATCTGCGCGAAACTGAAATTGAGGTTTTATCATAG
- a CDS encoding NfeD family protein produces the protein MPINVTLLWLIAGAILCLMELVLPTAFVAFMMGLSAFVVAIVSLIVPQLSLQAFLWLGLSAALILLSRRLLIPKRKKLQEAFIAETLTEIPAGRDGRVIYEGNSWRARCEDRHLAIAPSQKVYVVRREGTTLIVVPEDLLH, from the coding sequence ATGCCGATAAACGTCACGCTATTATGGTTAATAGCAGGGGCAATTCTCTGTTTGATGGAACTAGTGCTACCAACGGCGTTTGTCGCTTTTATGATGGGGCTTAGTGCCTTTGTTGTGGCAATAGTATCATTAATCGTTCCCCAATTGAGCTTGCAAGCTTTCTTGTGGCTAGGGCTATCAGCGGCTTTGATCTTACTGTCGCGCCGTTTATTGATACCCAAGCGCAAAAAACTACAAGAGGCATTTATTGCTGAGACATTAACTGAAATTCCCGCTGGTAGAGATGGGAGAGTTATTTATGAAGGAAATTCTTGGCGGGCGCGGTGTGAGGATCGGCATTTAGCGATCGCGCCTTCTCAAAAAGTCTATGTTGTCCGCCGTGAAGGTACGACTTTGATTGTTGTACCAGAAGATCTGTTGCATTGA
- a CDS encoding SPFH domain-containing protein, with product MNELFLLVALALGGSALAGSVKVINQGNEALVERLGSYNKKLEPGLNFVFPFVDKVVFRETIREKVLDIPPQKCITRDNVSIEVDAVVYWRIVDMEKAWYRVENLQSAMVNLVLTQIRSEMGRLELDETFTARAQINEILLRDLDIATDPWGVKVTRVELRDIIPSLAVQESMELQMSAERRKRAAILTSEGERESAVNSAKGRAEAQILEAEAQQKATILQAEAHQKTIVLHAQAERQQQVLKAQATAEALQIITKTLQTSPEAREALQFLIAQNYLDMGTKIGSSDSSKVMFMDPRSIPATIEGMRSIVSDGSNNLPQVNGDRIN from the coding sequence ATGAATGAATTATTTTTGCTTGTCGCCTTAGCGCTGGGTGGTTCTGCTTTAGCAGGTTCGGTGAAAGTTATCAATCAAGGTAACGAAGCGTTGGTAGAAAGACTCGGTAGTTATAATAAAAAGCTCGAACCTGGATTGAACTTTGTTTTTCCCTTCGTCGATAAAGTTGTTTTTCGCGAAACAATTCGAGAAAAAGTGCTTGACATCCCACCACAAAAGTGCATTACGCGCGATAACGTCTCCATTGAAGTTGATGCGGTTGTGTACTGGCGGATTGTTGATATGGAGAAAGCTTGGTACAGAGTAGAAAATCTCCAATCAGCGATGGTGAATTTGGTTTTAACGCAAATTCGTTCAGAAATGGGTAGATTAGAGCTAGATGAAACGTTTACGGCTCGCGCTCAAATCAATGAAATATTATTACGCGATTTAGATATTGCCACAGATCCTTGGGGAGTCAAAGTTACGCGAGTAGAATTGCGAGATATTATTCCTTCGCTTGCGGTTCAAGAATCGATGGAATTGCAAATGTCTGCTGAACGACGCAAACGGGCGGCAATATTGACATCCGAAGGCGAGCGCGAATCGGCGGTGAATAGCGCTAAAGGTAGAGCCGAAGCCCAAATCCTGGAAGCGGAAGCGCAACAAAAAGCAACGATTCTCCAAGCGGAAGCGCACCAAAAAACAATTGTTCTACACGCTCAAGCCGAACGTCAACAGCAAGTTCTCAAAGCCCAAGCAACCGCAGAAGCTTTACAAATCATCACGAAAACGCTGCAAACGAGTCCTGAGGCGCGAGAAGCGCTGCAATTTTTAATTGCACAGAATTATCTCGACATGGGAACAAAAATCGGTAGTAGCGACAGTAGTAAAGTGATGTTTATGGACCCGCGTAGTATCCCTGCAACGATCGAAGGAATGCGTTCGATTGTGTCTGATGGTTCTAATAACTTACCGCAGGTGAATGGCGATCGCATTAACTAA
- a CDS encoding Fur family transcriptional regulator — protein MKAERTRSQERILKLLKSINKAISAQDIYVELRNRNQSVGLATVYRALEALKLEGVVQVRTLASGESLYSSVQQDKHHLTCLQCGRSIAINQCPVHDLETQLHQAHQFKIFYHTLEFFGLCNQCQMAQAAGVGAE, from the coding sequence ATGAAAGCCGAACGCACTCGCAGTCAGGAGCGAATCCTAAAATTGCTCAAAAGCATCAACAAAGCAATTTCTGCTCAAGATATTTATGTAGAGTTACGCAATCGCAACCAAAGCGTAGGGCTAGCGACAGTATATCGAGCCTTAGAAGCCTTAAAACTTGAAGGCGTAGTGCAAGTGCGGACACTGGCTTCTGGAGAATCGCTGTATAGTTCAGTGCAGCAAGATAAGCACCATTTGACTTGTTTGCAGTGTGGCAGATCGATTGCTATCAATCAATGCCCTGTACACGATCTAGAAACTCAATTGCACCAAGCCCACCAGTTCAAAATCTTCTACCACACCTTAGAGTTTTTCGGGCTATGTAATCAATGTCAGATGGCCCAAGCTGCGGGTGTAGGTGCTGAGTAG
- the purS gene encoding phosphoribosylformylglycinamidine synthase subunit PurS, translating into MRKYQAHIYVTLRPSVLDPAGTAVVSGLQHMGYDTVEQVRIGKYIELSLSAQDEDSARQQLNIICDQLLANPVIENYRFDLVEREEVSA; encoded by the coding sequence ATGCGAAAATATCAGGCTCATATCTATGTTACTCTGCGACCCTCAGTTCTCGATCCTGCTGGCACAGCTGTCGTGTCTGGTTTACAGCATATGGGCTACGATACGGTTGAGCAGGTACGAATTGGCAAGTATATTGAACTTAGTTTAAGCGCCCAGGATGAGGATAGCGCGCGGCAGCAGTTAAATATTATTTGCGATCAGTTACTCGCTAACCCTGTCATTGAAAACTATCGCTTTGATTTAGTTGAACGAGAGGAAGTGTCAGCGTGA
- the purQ gene encoding phosphoribosylformylglycinamidine synthase subunit PurQ: MKFGIVVFPGSNCDRDVAYVTRDLLQQPTRMIWHEETDISDLDVVIIPGGFSYGDYLRCGAIARFSPVMQQVVKHAEQGKFVLGICNGFQVLTEAGLLPGALIRNRDLHFICDRVPLKVERTDLPWTQSYTQGEIITLPLAHGEGQFYANEDTIKQLEDNNQVIFRYYGDNPNGSINNIAGICNAKGNVIGMMPHPERASDPVLGNTDGLGLFKGIGMSEKVASS, translated from the coding sequence GTGAAATTTGGAATTGTCGTGTTTCCAGGGTCAAATTGCGATCGCGATGTTGCGTATGTTACGCGCGATTTGTTGCAGCAGCCAACGCGGATGATATGGCACGAAGAAACGGATATTAGCGATCTTGACGTCGTAATTATTCCTGGTGGCTTTAGTTATGGCGATTATCTTCGCTGTGGTGCGATCGCGCGTTTTTCACCGGTGATGCAACAAGTTGTCAAACACGCCGAGCAAGGTAAGTTTGTTTTAGGAATTTGCAACGGTTTTCAAGTATTAACTGAAGCAGGATTATTGCCTGGTGCGCTGATTCGCAATCGCGATTTGCATTTTATTTGCGATCGCGTTCCGCTCAAAGTCGAGCGTACTGATCTACCGTGGACGCAAAGCTATACACAAGGAGAAATTATTACTCTACCGCTCGCGCACGGCGAAGGTCAATTTTATGCTAATGAAGACACTATAAAACAACTCGAAGACAATAATCAAGTCATCTTTCGCTACTACGGTGACAATCCGAATGGCTCAATCAACAACATTGCAGGTATTTGCAACGCTAAGGGTAACGTCATCGGCATGATGCCACACCCCGAACGCGCCTCTGATCCTGTACTAGGTAATACTGACGGTTTAGGACTATTTAAGGGAATAGGAATGAGTGAAAAAGTGGCTAGTAGTTAG
- a CDS encoding VOC family protein has product MNQTLFHLAFPVTDIAQAKAYYVDGLGCTPGRENKHALILNLYGHQLVAHLTKEPVSPQKGIYPRHFGIIFTSENDWKDLLERAREKKLVFREEAKHRFPDSPLEHRTFFLEDPFYNLMEYKYYRYPEAVFGSSDYGSIGDTPAS; this is encoded by the coding sequence ATGAACCAAACTTTATTTCATCTTGCCTTTCCCGTCACCGATATTGCCCAAGCAAAAGCATATTATGTTGATGGTTTAGGGTGTACCCCTGGTCGTGAAAATAAGCACGCGTTAATCCTCAATTTATACGGTCATCAGTTAGTTGCCCACTTAACGAAAGAGCCTGTATCTCCCCAAAAAGGTATTTATCCGAGGCATTTTGGCATTATTTTCACCTCAGAAAACGACTGGAAAGATTTGTTAGAAAGAGCACGCGAAAAAAAATTAGTCTTCCGCGAAGAAGCTAAACATCGTTTTCCCGACTCACCTTTAGAACACCGCACGTTCTTCTTAGAAGATCCGTTTTACAACTTAATGGAATACAAGTATTACCGTTATCCTGAAGCAGTTTTCGGCAGTTCGGATTATGGTTCAATTGGCGATACTCCAGCGTCGTAG
- a CDS encoding TIGR00297 family protein, with product MLYTYSLNSWLVAVGLNTLLLAIAWIVPKKLLTPAGLFHAWVLGVLIWGTLSWQGYVVVMFYFLVGSAVTRLGMAQKEAAGIAEKRSGARGPENVWGSALTGTLCALGTLVVSASKGDRFIASLLLLGYVASFSTKLSDTCASEVGKAYGKRTFLITNLQPVPRGTEGAVSLEGTLAGVVASGAIAFVGWGVGLIDLLGVLLCIMAAFIATNLESVIGATLQNKFDWLTNELVNVLNTFIGAIAAILLALLWHQV from the coding sequence ATGCTATATACTTATTCGCTCAATTCCTGGCTCGTTGCAGTGGGTTTAAACACACTTTTGCTAGCGATCGCATGGATTGTACCAAAAAAGTTGTTAACGCCTGCGGGATTGTTTCATGCGTGGGTACTCGGCGTTCTCATCTGGGGAACTTTGAGTTGGCAAGGCTACGTTGTGGTGATGTTTTATTTTCTTGTCGGTTCGGCGGTGACGCGCCTGGGTATGGCGCAAAAAGAAGCCGCAGGAATTGCCGAAAAGCGATCCGGTGCGCGAGGACCTGAAAATGTTTGGGGTTCGGCTTTAACTGGTACATTATGTGCATTAGGAACCTTAGTCGTTTCTGCGTCAAAAGGAGATCGATTCATTGCATCGCTTCTGTTACTCGGCTACGTTGCAAGTTTTAGTACTAAACTTTCTGATACCTGTGCAAGTGAAGTCGGGAAAGCTTACGGTAAACGAACATTTTTGATTACGAATCTTCAGCCTGTACCGCGTGGAACGGAAGGCGCAGTATCTTTAGAAGGAACGTTAGCAGGCGTAGTTGCTTCGGGTGCGATCGCTTTTGTTGGTTGGGGTGTCGGCTTAATTGATTTACTCGGCGTTTTATTGTGTATTATGGCTGCGTTTATCGCCACGAATCTAGAAAGCGTGATTGGCGCAACATTACAAAACAAGTTTGACTGGCTAACGAATGAATTAGTCAATGTTTTAAATACGTTCATTGGTGCGATCGCAGCTATTTTACTCGCACTGCTATGGCATCAAGTATGA
- a CDS encoding FAD-dependent oxidoreductase, with the protein MQILTADVLVVGGGTGGTAAAIASARRGAKTILVSEFPWLGGMLTSAGVSAPDGNELESFQTGLWGAFLKELQLRQPGGLDNSWVSFFSYDPRIGAQIFAEWVQALPNLHWIRGDVPLEVYRQGGCITGIRFRKFAVTAKITLDATELGDLLALADVPYRWGWEFQSAWNEPSAPVEPNALTAQYPVQAPTWVIVMQDYGTDIAPEIAPAPNYDASKFTRAWENYGVEQFLNYGRLPENRFMINWPVHGNDYGVEVERLITSETKRNEFLQECFWHSQNFAYFIQSQMSRRYGLANVFETGLAMHPYYRESRRVIGLETVCEQDILPIPTGQVAALKPDAIAFGNYPNDHHYPGFEFPLAPKSIRWGGRWTGTPFTIPYGCLIPATIDGLMVCEKNISVSHIANGATRLQPVVMGIGQAAGMAAALCVEQRCQPRDLAVRTLQEALLVETAIVPLFNLPPQHPEWLYWQKYYLDNPEKYPIDGNCPCVVYQDMPPDTTTNFSGTFYRHNIQNYTIEIDTPQQFCGSWILVTLRSHINHQLEAYPNNSPITVSGKVNHAGQWLLVEIIHT; encoded by the coding sequence ATGCAAATATTAACAGCAGATGTGTTGGTGGTTGGGGGTGGTACGGGTGGAACCGCTGCGGCGATCGCTTCAGCGCGACGCGGTGCAAAAACAATTTTAGTGAGTGAATTTCCCTGGTTAGGCGGAATGTTGACATCGGCTGGGGTATCTGCGCCGGATGGTAATGAGTTAGAATCCTTTCAAACAGGTCTTTGGGGTGCGTTCTTAAAGGAATTACAGCTGCGACAACCTGGAGGATTAGATAATAGTTGGGTAAGTTTTTTCAGCTACGATCCTCGTATCGGGGCGCAGATTTTTGCTGAGTGGGTGCAAGCATTACCCAATCTGCATTGGATTCGTGGCGACGTTCCTTTAGAAGTTTATCGCCAAGGCGGTTGTATTACTGGCATTCGTTTTCGCAAGTTCGCAGTGACAGCAAAAATAACTCTCGATGCTACCGAATTGGGAGATCTCCTTGCTTTAGCGGATGTTCCTTATCGCTGGGGTTGGGAATTTCAGTCAGCGTGGAACGAACCAAGTGCGCCAGTAGAACCTAACGCTTTAACTGCACAATACCCCGTTCAAGCACCGACTTGGGTTATCGTTATGCAAGATTATGGTACAGATATAGCACCAGAAATTGCACCCGCACCGAATTACGATGCATCAAAGTTTACTCGTGCGTGGGAAAACTACGGTGTAGAGCAATTTTTAAACTACGGGCGCTTACCAGAAAATCGATTTATGATTAACTGGCCCGTTCATGGTAATGATTACGGTGTAGAAGTAGAACGTTTAATTACCTCAGAAACAAAGCGAAACGAGTTTCTGCAAGAGTGTTTTTGGCATAGTCAAAATTTCGCTTACTTTATTCAATCGCAAATGAGTCGCCGTTATGGTTTGGCGAATGTTTTTGAGACAGGTTTAGCGATGCATCCTTACTACCGAGAAAGTCGCCGTGTCATCGGGTTAGAGACTGTATGCGAACAAGATATCTTACCAATACCAACAGGACAAGTTGCCGCTTTAAAACCTGATGCGATCGCCTTCGGTAACTATCCTAACGATCACCATTATCCAGGCTTTGAGTTTCCGCTTGCGCCAAAATCAATACGTTGGGGCGGGCGTTGGACGGGAACACCGTTTACAATTCCTTACGGTTGTTTGATTCCTGCAACTATTGATGGATTAATGGTGTGTGAAAAGAATATTTCTGTATCGCATATTGCCAATGGAGCGACTCGCTTACAACCTGTTGTCATGGGAATTGGACAAGCGGCGGGTATGGCGGCTGCTTTGTGCGTGGAACAGAGGTGTCAACCCCGCGATTTAGCTGTGAGAACTTTACAAGAAGCATTACTTGTCGAAACGGCGATCGTGCCTTTATTTAATCTTCCGCCACAGCATCCTGAGTGGTTATATTGGCAAAAATATTACTTAGATAATCCAGAGAAATACCCAATTGATGGTAATTGTCCGTGTGTTGTGTATCAAGATATGCCGCCAGATACCACAACCAACTTTTCGGGAACTTTTTACAGACATAATATACAAAATTATACTATTGAAATTGATACACCTCAGCAATTTTGCGGTAGTTGGATATTAGTAACATTGCGATCGCACATTAACCACCAGCTAGAAGCTTACCCTAACAATTCACCAATAACGGTTTCTGGTAAGGTAAATCATGCAGGTCAATGGCTATTAGTCGAAATTATTCATACTTGA
- a CDS encoding helix-turn-helix domain-containing protein, with product MLSYNVPTDVVVHSQQLNHTPTAKLVSPKGEEILVSESTYQVLRQVIEAIKAGRAITIVSHEQELTTQQAANLLNVSRPYLIKLLEQGEIPHIKVGTHRRVRFQDLMQYKEQRDSKRREAMKQLTQFLQDEGFYDAKMND from the coding sequence ATGTTAAGCTACAACGTTCCAACAGATGTAGTTGTACACTCTCAGCAGCTAAATCATACACCCACAGCCAAGCTTGTCAGTCCTAAAGGAGAAGAAATTCTTGTTTCCGAATCGACTTATCAAGTCTTACGCCAAGTCATCGAAGCGATAAAAGCAGGTCGAGCGATTACGATAGTTTCTCATGAGCAAGAATTGACAACGCAACAAGCCGCAAATCTGCTCAATGTTTCACGCCCATATCTTATCAAACTCTTAGAACAAGGAGAAATTCCGCATATCAAAGTCGGAACGCATCGTCGGGTACGGTTTCAAGATTTAATGCAATATAAGGAACAGCGAGACAGTAAGCGCCGAGAAGCCATGAAACAATTAACTCAATTTTTACAAGATGAGGGATTTTACGACGCAAAGATGAATGATTAA
- a CDS encoding RNA-guided endonuclease TnpB family protein translates to MMTRRVTFRLYPSKAQMAKLFEARRLHAYLFNACVEHRKTSYQKFGKSINYLTQQAALVPFKDCWNEYKALNHGSLQATVKRVDFAFVRFFKGLGGYPRFQSIRRYSGWTYPDARQGFKVHSTGVNGYLELKDLGCQIQMRGKARQWGTPSTCTIVYRNSKWYASITVNCEVFRETGAGAVGLDFGCLTAVATSDGTMVENPRFLASMKTRISKASRIKRRKIKPDFKKKIKASKRWKKANKKVSNLQRKVASQRQDWVHKVAAEIVSSNSLVATEKLNIKGMTRKPKKGSKRKRQKTGRNRSMLDVGMGALRLAIEYKLAEAGGIFMEVPTQKVKPSQTCPNCGHQEKKTLDQRTHQCKECGYTDDRDVAAAKVMLSWALGTNVLNRGEESSTSSPTVRKDCGGMKQLASLKRQKLQVQPPGDLE, encoded by the coding sequence ATGATGACACGCAGGGTTACTTTTAGGCTATATCCATCTAAAGCACAAATGGCAAAGCTGTTTGAGGCAAGACGGCTACACGCATATTTATTTAACGCCTGCGTTGAACACCGTAAAACCAGCTATCAAAAGTTCGGTAAGTCAATCAATTACTTAACTCAACAGGCGGCGCTAGTACCATTTAAGGATTGTTGGAACGAGTATAAAGCACTTAATCATGGGTCATTACAGGCTACGGTTAAGCGAGTTGATTTTGCTTTTGTCCGCTTCTTTAAGGGGTTAGGAGGCTACCCAAGATTTCAGTCAATTCGCCGATATAGCGGATGGACTTATCCTGATGCTAGGCAAGGTTTCAAGGTACATTCAACAGGCGTGAATGGCTATTTAGAACTAAAAGACTTAGGTTGCCAAATCCAGATGCGAGGCAAGGCGCGTCAATGGGGAACGCCATCCACCTGCACCATTGTTTACCGCAATAGCAAGTGGTACGCCTCTATTACGGTTAATTGCGAAGTGTTTAGGGAGACGGGGGCTGGTGCTGTTGGGTTAGATTTTGGTTGTCTCACCGCCGTTGCAACGAGTGATGGCACTATGGTGGAAAATCCTCGCTTCTTAGCAAGCATGAAAACGAGGATTAGCAAAGCTTCCCGTATCAAACGGCGTAAGATTAAACCCGACTTTAAGAAAAAAATCAAAGCTTCTAAAAGGTGGAAAAAAGCCAATAAGAAGGTAAGTAACCTGCAACGCAAAGTTGCCAGCCAAAGACAGGATTGGGTGCATAAAGTAGCAGCAGAGATAGTAAGCAGTAATAGCCTCGTTGCGACAGAAAAGCTCAATATCAAAGGCATGACCCGTAAGCCAAAGAAAGGCAGTAAACGAAAGCGTCAAAAGACCGGACGCAACCGTTCAATGCTAGATGTAGGTATGGGTGCATTAAGGTTGGCTATTGAGTATAAGTTGGCTGAAGCTGGAGGCATATTCATGGAAGTGCCTACCCAAAAAGTTAAGCCATCTCAAACTTGCCCTAATTGTGGTCATCAAGAAAAGAAAACCTTAGACCAGCGCACTCACCAGTGCAAAGAATGTGGCTATACCGATGACAGGGACGTAGCCGCAGCTAAGGTGATGCTGTCATGGGCGCTAGGAACTAACGTCCTTAATCGTGGAGAGGAAAGCTCTACTTCAAGTCCCACAGTTCGCAAAGACTGCGGAGGAATGAAGCAACTTGCCTCGTTGAAGCGACAGAAACTCCAAGTTCAGCCGCCAGGCGACTTGGAGTAG